The following proteins come from a genomic window of Pyxidicoccus sp. MSG2:
- the lon gene encoding endopeptidase La: MSDEKKKGSSASAMPTAMAPPGLINKEDIPQVLPILPLRNSVFFPGGVLPLAVGRQKTIALIKDAVRDDQVIGVVTQRRAEEEDPGASDLYTMGTVARIVKLLKMGEDNYSLVVQGLARFRVVELVQEAPYLKARVDAVEDKTSSENVEVEALGINLKKLAREVIELMPELPAAATELVESITHPGHLADLIAANVDVPIEEKQAVLETVDLKARMKLVLELLNRKREILKLSNKIDSAVKGEMSKTQREYYLRQQLKAIKEELGEMGEEEEELDELQERLKKAGLPPDVEKVAQKELNRLKTIPAASSEYTVSRTYLDWIADLPWSKISEDNLDIENARQQLDKDHFGIKKVKKRILEYLAVRKLKNDMRGPILCLVGPPGVGKTSLGQSVAKATGRKFVRLSLGGVRDEAEIRGHRRTYVGALPGRFIQSMKKAGTKNPVMMLDEIDKLGADFRGDPSAALLEVLDPEQNNSFSDHYLDVAFDLSKVMFVATANQLDPIPGPLRDRMEIIELTGYTFEEKQNIARIHLVPKQLKEHGLSGDHIEITDEALLTLTTSYTREAGVRNLERRIADICRAVAVEVAGGKMEKQTINGDRVKEILGPEMFYSEVAERTEVPGVATGLAWTAAGGDLLFIEATKMAGKGGMTLTGQLGDVMKESATAALSYLRSKAEQLGISPNFLEKTDLHLHFPAGSIPKDGPSAGVTILTALTSLLTGIRVRHDTAMTGEATLRGLVLPVGGIKEKVLAAHRAGIKRVILPERCRKDLIDVPDQARNELEFIFVTHMDEVLKAALETMPVGLAPSGGGEPGKEAPLAQKTAEPEVRA; the protein is encoded by the coding sequence ATGTCCGACGAGAAGAAGAAGGGCTCCTCCGCGAGCGCCATGCCCACCGCGATGGCACCGCCGGGGCTCATCAACAAGGAAGACATTCCGCAGGTGCTGCCCATCCTGCCGCTGCGGAATAGCGTCTTCTTCCCGGGCGGTGTGCTTCCGCTGGCCGTCGGCCGCCAGAAGACCATTGCCCTCATCAAGGACGCGGTGCGCGACGACCAGGTCATCGGTGTCGTCACGCAGCGCCGCGCCGAGGAGGAGGACCCGGGCGCGTCCGACCTCTACACCATGGGCACCGTCGCCCGCATCGTGAAGCTCCTGAAGATGGGCGAGGACAACTACTCGCTCGTCGTCCAGGGTCTCGCCCGCTTCCGCGTGGTGGAGCTGGTCCAGGAAGCGCCCTACCTGAAGGCCCGCGTCGACGCCGTCGAGGACAAGACCTCCTCGGAGAACGTCGAAGTCGAGGCCCTGGGCATCAACCTCAAGAAGCTGGCGCGCGAGGTCATCGAGCTGATGCCCGAGCTGCCGGCCGCCGCCACCGAGCTGGTGGAGAGCATCACCCACCCCGGCCACCTGGCGGACCTCATCGCCGCCAACGTGGACGTGCCCATCGAGGAGAAGCAGGCCGTCCTCGAGACGGTGGACCTCAAGGCGCGGATGAAGCTCGTCCTCGAGCTGCTCAACCGCAAGCGGGAGATCCTCAAGCTCTCCAACAAGATCGACTCCGCCGTGAAGGGCGAGATGTCGAAGACCCAGCGCGAGTACTACCTGCGCCAGCAGCTCAAGGCGATCAAGGAAGAGCTCGGCGAGATGGGCGAGGAGGAGGAGGAGCTCGACGAGCTGCAGGAGCGCCTGAAGAAGGCCGGCCTGCCGCCCGACGTGGAGAAGGTGGCCCAGAAGGAGCTCAACCGCCTGAAGACCATTCCGGCGGCCTCCAGCGAGTACACCGTCTCGCGCACCTACCTCGACTGGATCGCCGACCTGCCGTGGTCGAAGATCTCCGAGGACAACCTCGACATCGAGAACGCGCGCCAGCAGCTCGACAAGGATCACTTCGGCATCAAGAAGGTGAAGAAGCGCATCCTGGAGTACCTGGCCGTCCGCAAGCTGAAGAACGACATGCGTGGCCCCATCCTCTGCCTCGTGGGTCCCCCGGGCGTCGGCAAGACGTCGCTGGGCCAGAGCGTGGCGAAGGCCACGGGCCGCAAGTTCGTGCGCCTGTCCCTGGGCGGCGTGCGTGACGAGGCGGAGATCCGCGGCCACCGGCGTACCTACGTCGGCGCGCTGCCCGGCCGCTTCATCCAGAGCATGAAGAAGGCCGGCACCAAGAACCCGGTGATGATGCTCGACGAGATCGACAAGCTCGGCGCGGACTTCCGCGGCGACCCGAGCGCGGCGCTCCTCGAGGTGCTGGACCCGGAGCAGAACAACTCGTTCAGCGACCACTACCTCGACGTGGCCTTCGACCTGTCCAAGGTCATGTTCGTCGCCACGGCGAACCAGCTCGACCCCATCCCCGGCCCCTTGCGGGACCGCATGGAGATCATCGAGCTGACGGGCTACACGTTCGAGGAGAAGCAGAACATCGCCCGCATCCACCTGGTGCCCAAGCAGCTCAAGGAGCACGGGCTCAGCGGGGACCACATCGAAATCACCGACGAGGCGCTGCTGACGCTGACGACCTCGTACACGCGTGAGGCCGGTGTGCGTAACCTCGAGCGCCGCATCGCGGACATCTGCCGCGCGGTGGCGGTGGAGGTGGCCGGAGGGAAGATGGAGAAGCAGACCATCAACGGCGACAGGGTGAAGGAGATCCTGGGGCCCGAGATGTTCTACTCCGAGGTGGCCGAGCGGACCGAGGTGCCGGGTGTGGCCACGGGCCTGGCCTGGACGGCGGCCGGCGGCGACCTGCTCTTCATCGAGGCGACGAAGATGGCGGGCAAGGGCGGCATGACGCTCACCGGCCAGCTCGGCGACGTGATGAAGGAGAGCGCGACGGCGGCGCTGAGCTACCTGCGCAGCAAGGCGGAGCAGCTCGGCATCAGCCCGAACTTCCTCGAGAAGACGGACCTGCACCTGCACTTCCCGGCGGGCTCCATTCCGAAGGACGGTCCTTCGGCGGGCGTCACCATCCTCACCGCGCTCACCAGCCTGCTGACGGGCATCCGGGTGCGGCACGACACGGCGATGACGGGCGAGGCCACGCTGCGTGGCCTGGTTCTGCCGGTGGGTGGCATCAAGGAGAAGGTGCTGGCGGCGCACCGGGCGGGCATCAAGCGGGTCATCCTGCCCGAGCGGTGCCGCAAGGACCTCATCGACGTGCCGGACCAGGCGCGCAACGAGCTGGAGTTCATCTTCGTCACGCACATGGACGAGGTGCTCAAGGCCGCCCTGGAGACCATGCCGGTCGGCCTCGCCCCCAGCGGCGGCGGCGAGCCGGGCAAGGAGGCCCCGCTGGCCCAGAAGACGGCGGAGCCCGAGGTCCGCGCCTAG
- a CDS encoding N-acetylmuramoyl-L-alanine amidase family protein, translating into MLKTTSLLGLCAALLSAPVLASEAVVQPSVPLADGASTASSPAWPAPGAPLTVAEVRFPAGFGKRRIYLDAGHGAVGNTGNRSVTCEDEEAFTLRVAEDLARRLEATGHFRVRLSRKPGERVPYPSRLNAARSWNAHALLSLHSDARGMALPWEPAPGQQCYRQDASPGFSVLWSEEANAPLRSQRALLARALARSMGRAGFRSYDGVDYTGLYAPDAAQPGVFVARPNEPTHRRIFVLRRPTIPSVIIETHHALDFEEAARWREERTLEAFSAAVAQGLVDALAPSVSPAASATAQP; encoded by the coding sequence ATGCTGAAAACCACCTCCCTGCTCGGACTGTGCGCCGCCCTGCTCTCCGCGCCCGTGCTCGCGTCGGAAGCGGTGGTTCAGCCCTCCGTCCCCTTGGCGGACGGTGCGAGCACGGCCTCGTCCCCCGCATGGCCCGCGCCGGGCGCGCCGCTCACCGTCGCCGAGGTGCGCTTCCCGGCGGGCTTCGGGAAGCGGCGCATCTATCTGGATGCGGGGCACGGCGCGGTGGGGAACACCGGCAACCGCTCCGTCACCTGTGAGGACGAGGAGGCCTTCACGCTGCGTGTCGCGGAGGACCTGGCGCGGCGGCTGGAGGCCACCGGCCACTTCCGGGTGCGCCTGAGCCGCAAGCCGGGCGAGCGCGTCCCCTACCCGTCCCGCCTCAACGCCGCGCGGAGCTGGAATGCGCACGCGCTGCTGAGCCTGCACTCGGATGCGCGGGGCATGGCCCTGCCCTGGGAGCCCGCGCCGGGACAGCAGTGCTACCGGCAGGACGCGTCCCCGGGCTTCAGCGTTCTGTGGTCCGAGGAGGCCAACGCGCCTCTGCGCTCCCAGCGGGCCCTGCTGGCCCGCGCGCTGGCCCGGAGCATGGGACGCGCCGGCTTCCGCTCCTACGACGGCGTGGACTACACGGGGCTCTACGCCCCCGACGCCGCACAGCCCGGCGTCTTCGTCGCGCGCCCGAACGAGCCCACGCACCGGCGCATCTTCGTGCTGCGCAGGCCGACCATCCCCTCCGTCATCATCGAGACGCACCACGCGCTCGACTTCGAGGAGGCCGCGCGCTGGCGCGAGGAGCGCACCCTGGAGGCGTTCTCCGCCGCGGTGGCCCAGGGGTTGGTGGACGCGCTCGCGCCGTCCGTGTCACCGGCCGCCAGCGCGACGGCCCAGCCCTGA